From one Streptomyces sp. Q6 genomic stretch:
- a CDS encoding ABC transporter substrate-binding protein, which produces MTASTTRRTTAKSAKSRIAAVGAIAVAGTLLLTGCGDQTKSDESSSDKASSKAAPLASKLPKEIRDKGVIRVGSDIAYAPVEFKDKSGKAIGIDPDLADALGKQLGVKFEFQNGTFDTLITGLRSNRYDLAMSAMTDTKDRQDGVDSDTGKKVGEGVDFVDYFNAGVSIYTPKGKTQGIKTWDDLCGKKIVVQRGTVSHDLAKAQAKKCPSGKKLGIQAFDDDQQAQTRLRSGGADAGSSDFPVAAYAVKTSGGGKDFEIVGEQVEAAPYGIAVAKDQTELRDAIKAALDAVIKNGEYEKIIAKWGVEAGAVDAATVNGGK; this is translated from the coding sequence ATGACCGCAAGCACCACCCGTCGTACGACCGCGAAGTCCGCGAAGTCCCGGATAGCCGCGGTCGGCGCGATCGCGGTCGCCGGCACTCTGCTGCTGACCGGCTGCGGTGACCAGACCAAGTCCGACGAGAGCAGCTCGGACAAGGCGTCGTCGAAGGCCGCACCGCTCGCGAGCAAGCTCCCCAAGGAGATCCGCGACAAGGGCGTCATCCGCGTCGGTTCCGACATCGCGTACGCGCCCGTCGAGTTCAAGGACAAGTCGGGCAAGGCCATCGGTATCGACCCCGACCTGGCGGACGCGCTCGGCAAGCAGCTCGGCGTGAAGTTCGAGTTCCAGAACGGCACGTTCGACACCCTGATCACGGGTCTGCGCTCGAACCGCTACGACCTCGCCATGTCGGCCATGACCGACACCAAGGACCGTCAGGACGGTGTCGACTCCGACACCGGCAAGAAGGTCGGCGAGGGCGTCGACTTCGTCGACTACTTCAACGCGGGCGTCTCGATCTACACGCCGAAGGGCAAGACCCAGGGCATCAAGACCTGGGACGACCTGTGCGGCAAGAAGATCGTCGTCCAGCGCGGCACGGTCTCCCACGACCTCGCCAAGGCGCAGGCCAAGAAGTGCCCGTCGGGCAAGAAGCTCGGCATCCAGGCCTTCGACGACGACCAGCAGGCCCAGACCCGCCTGCGCTCCGGTGGCGCCGACGCCGGTTCCTCCGACTTCCCGGTCGCCGCGTACGCGGTGAAGACCTCGGGCGGCGGCAAGGACTTCGAGATCGTCGGCGAGCAGGTCGAGGCCGCCCCGTACGGCATCGCGGTCGCCAAGGACCAGACGGAGCTGCGCGACGCCATCAAGGCCGCGCTGGACGCCGTCATCAAGAACGGCGAGTACGAGAAGATCATCGCCAAGTGGGGTGTCGAGGCCGGTGCCGTCGACGCCGCCACCGTCAACGGCGGCAAGTAA
- a CDS encoding Clp protease N-terminal domain-containing protein: protein MFERFTKGARDVVKGAVAHAERERAEYVDEGHLLLSLLDRRGTRGSFALGALGVDADGRRDVIGRSLADARRRAGLSQADAEALAGLGIDVDEIVARVEQAHGVGALTGGRRLGGRRPFSREAKGVLESSLRAALAHRDRAIGDEHLLLALTTRPGVAAEALAAHGVTAGSVERVLYGGGEAAAS from the coding sequence ATGTTCGAGCGATTCACCAAGGGCGCCCGCGACGTGGTCAAGGGCGCCGTCGCACACGCGGAACGGGAACGCGCGGAGTACGTCGACGAGGGGCATCTGCTGCTCTCGCTCCTCGACCGGCGCGGCACCCGGGGCTCCTTCGCCCTCGGCGCGCTCGGCGTCGACGCCGACGGACGCCGTGACGTCATCGGCCGCTCCCTGGCCGACGCCCGCCGCCGCGCGGGCCTCTCCCAGGCGGACGCGGAGGCCCTCGCCGGTCTCGGCATCGACGTGGACGAGATCGTCGCCCGGGTCGAACAGGCCCACGGCGTCGGCGCGCTGACCGGTGGCCGCCGACTGGGCGGCCGCCGCCCCTTCAGCCGCGAGGCCAAGGGCGTCCTGGAGTCGTCCCTGCGCGCCGCTCTCGCCCACCGCGACCGCGCCATCGGCGACGAACACCTGCTGCTCGCCCTGACCACCCGCCCCGGCGTCGCCGCCGAGGCCCTGGCCGCACACGGAGTGACCGCGGGGTCGGTGGAGCGGGTGCTGTACGGGGGCGGCGAGGCGGCGGCGAGCTGA
- a CDS encoding amino acid ABC transporter permease, protein MSVDIEKTGGGPEDTPPPAAAPEAIKAIPVRHYGRYVAAVIALGILGSIIYAFAQGKINWGAVPDYFFDDRIISGVGRTLLLTVLSMTVGIVGGVLLAVMRLSKNPVTSSIAWFYIWFFRGTPVLVQLFVWFNLGLVFEYINLGPIYKDYWSSFMTPFLTALLGLGLNEAAYMAEICRAGLLSVDEGQTEASHALGMSHTKTLRRVVIPQAMRVIVPPTGNEVINMLKTTSLVSAVQYPELFRAAQDIGQQSGSPVEMYFLAAAWYLIMTSLLSVGQYYIERYYARGSSRQLPPTPWQKVRASVFSVGRPKGALR, encoded by the coding sequence GTGTCTGTTGACATAGAGAAGACGGGCGGCGGCCCCGAGGACACGCCGCCGCCCGCGGCCGCGCCGGAAGCCATCAAGGCGATCCCGGTCCGGCACTACGGGCGTTACGTCGCGGCGGTGATCGCGCTCGGCATCCTGGGCTCGATCATCTACGCGTTCGCCCAGGGCAAGATCAACTGGGGCGCCGTCCCCGACTACTTCTTCGACGACCGGATCATCTCCGGCGTCGGAAGGACCCTGCTCCTGACGGTCCTGTCGATGACGGTCGGCATCGTCGGCGGTGTCCTGCTCGCCGTGATGCGCCTGTCGAAGAACCCCGTGACCAGCTCGATCGCCTGGTTCTACATCTGGTTCTTCCGCGGCACCCCGGTCCTGGTCCAGCTGTTCGTCTGGTTCAACCTGGGTCTGGTCTTCGAGTACATCAACCTCGGGCCGATCTACAAGGACTACTGGTCGTCGTTCATGACGCCGTTCCTGACGGCGCTGCTCGGTCTCGGTCTGAACGAGGCCGCGTACATGGCGGAGATCTGCCGCGCCGGCCTGCTCTCGGTCGACGAGGGGCAGACGGAGGCCTCGCACGCGCTCGGCATGAGCCACACCAAGACGCTGCGCCGGGTGGTCATCCCGCAGGCGATGCGCGTCATCGTGCCGCCCACGGGCAACGAGGTCATCAACATGCTGAAGACGACCTCGCTGGTGTCGGCGGTGCAGTATCCCGAGCTGTTCAGAGCGGCCCAGGACATCGGCCAGCAGTCCGGTTCGCCGGTGGAGATGTACTTCCTGGCCGCGGCCTGGTACCTGATCATGACGTCGCTGCTCAGCGTCGGTCAGTACTACATCGAGCGCTACTACGCCCGTGGCTCCAGCCGTCAACTGCCGCCCACGCCCTGGCAGAAGGTGCGCGCGAGCGTGTTCTCCGTGGGCCGCCCGAAGGGAGCCCTGCGATGA
- a CDS encoding helix-turn-helix domain-containing protein: MTEATDLAEQAGARDPRVGLRAVAALRRLLEQLEAVQVRSARNQGWSWQDIAAELGISRQAVHKKYGRR; this comes from the coding sequence ATGACCGAGGCAACGGATCTCGCCGAGCAGGCGGGCGCCCGCGATCCGCGGGTCGGGCTGCGGGCGGTCGCCGCGCTGCGGCGGCTGCTGGAGCAGCTGGAAGCGGTACAGGTGCGCAGTGCGCGCAATCAGGGCTGGTCGTGGCAGGACATCGCGGCCGAGCTCGGAATCAGCAGGCAGGCCGTGCACAAGAAGTACGGGAGGCGATGA
- a CDS encoding NADP-dependent malic enzyme — MAAEIVNPRSDSSTGNEGTDEPFDPAFALHRGGKMAVQATVPVRDKDDLSLAYTPGVAKVCSAIAEQPELVHDYTWKSNVVAVVTDGTAVLGLGDIGPEASLPVMEGKAILFKQFGGVDAVPLALATTDVDEIVDTVVRLAPSFGGVNLEDIAAPRCFEIERRLQEKLDIPVFHDDQHGTAVVTLAALKNAAKLSGRSLGELRGVISGAGAAGVAIAKFLLEAGLGDVAVTDRKGIVSRDREDLTSVKRELAEITNKAGLSGSLEDALAGADLFVGVSGGTVPESAVASMAPGAFVFAMANPNPEVHPDVAHKYAAVVATGRSDYPNQINNVLAFPGIFAGALQVRASRITEGMKIAAADALAAVVGDELAAGYVIPSPFDERVAPAVTAAVAAAARAEGVARR; from the coding sequence GTGGCAGCGGAGATCGTCAATCCTCGCAGCGACAGCAGTACCGGCAACGAAGGCACCGACGAGCCTTTCGATCCGGCGTTCGCGCTGCACCGCGGCGGCAAGATGGCCGTGCAGGCCACCGTGCCGGTCCGCGACAAGGACGACCTGTCCCTGGCGTACACGCCCGGCGTCGCGAAAGTGTGCAGCGCGATCGCCGAGCAGCCGGAACTCGTCCACGACTACACATGGAAGTCCAACGTCGTGGCTGTCGTGACGGACGGTACGGCCGTGCTCGGACTCGGTGACATCGGTCCCGAGGCATCCCTCCCGGTGATGGAGGGCAAGGCCATTCTCTTCAAGCAGTTCGGCGGTGTCGACGCGGTGCCGCTGGCGCTCGCGACGACCGACGTCGACGAGATCGTCGACACCGTCGTGCGGCTCGCGCCGTCCTTCGGCGGCGTCAACCTGGAGGACATCGCGGCGCCCCGGTGCTTCGAGATCGAGCGCAGGCTCCAGGAGAAGCTCGACATCCCGGTCTTCCACGACGACCAGCACGGCACGGCCGTGGTCACGCTGGCCGCGCTGAAGAACGCGGCGAAGCTGTCCGGGCGCTCGCTCGGCGAGCTGCGCGGTGTGATCTCCGGCGCCGGTGCGGCGGGCGTGGCGATCGCGAAGTTCCTCCTGGAGGCCGGTCTCGGCGACGTCGCGGTCACCGACCGCAAGGGCATCGTCAGCCGGGACCGCGAGGACCTCACGTCGGTCAAGCGTGAGCTGGCCGAGATCACCAACAAGGCCGGTCTGAGCGGATCCCTCGAGGACGCGCTCGCCGGTGCCGACCTGTTCGTCGGTGTCTCGGGCGGTACGGTCCCCGAGTCGGCGGTCGCCTCGATGGCGCCGGGTGCCTTCGTCTTCGCGATGGCGAACCCGAACCCCGAGGTGCACCCCGACGTCGCCCACAAGTACGCGGCCGTGGTCGCGACCGGGCGCTCGGACTACCCGAACCAGATCAACAACGTGCTGGCGTTCCCCGGCATCTTCGCGGGCGCCCTCCAGGTGCGCGCCTCCCGGATCACCGAGGGCATGAAGATCGCCGCGGCCGACGCGCTGGCCGCCGTGGTGGGCGATGAGCTCGCCGCCGGCTATGTCATCCCGTCGCCGTTCGACGAGCGGGTGGCTCCGGCCGTCACGGCCGCGGTCGCCGCCGCGGCCCGCGCCGAGGGCGTCGCCCGCCGCTAG
- a CDS encoding zinc-binding dehydrogenase — MFAAYAARIDRDQPLNGLELGERPAPENRPGWTTVNVKAASLNHHDLWSLRGVGLGEEALPMILGCDAAGIDSEGNEVVLHSVIGQTGYGVGPREGRSILTEKYQGTFAEQVSVPQWNVLPKPKELSFEEAACLPTAWLTAYRMLFTNAGVRPGDSVLVQGAGGGVATAAIALGKAAGLRVFATSRDEAKRKRALELGAVEAVESGARLPQRVDAVIETVGAATWSHSVKSLKPGGTLVISGATSGPNPKAAELNRIFFLELKVVGSTMGSKDELEDLLAFCAATGVRPVIDEVLPLDRAREGFEKMAGGELFGKVVLTV, encoded by the coding sequence ATGTTCGCCGCCTACGCAGCCCGCATCGACCGTGATCAGCCGCTGAACGGCCTGGAGTTGGGGGAGCGGCCCGCCCCCGAGAACCGGCCCGGCTGGACCACCGTGAACGTCAAGGCCGCCTCCCTCAACCACCACGACCTGTGGTCCCTGCGCGGGGTCGGACTCGGCGAGGAGGCGCTGCCGATGATCCTGGGCTGCGACGCCGCCGGGATCGACAGCGAGGGCAACGAGGTCGTGCTGCACTCCGTCATCGGGCAGACCGGCTACGGGGTCGGCCCGCGCGAGGGCCGCTCCATCCTCACCGAGAAGTACCAGGGCACCTTCGCCGAGCAGGTCTCCGTGCCGCAGTGGAACGTGCTGCCGAAGCCGAAGGAGCTCTCCTTCGAGGAGGCCGCGTGCCTGCCGACGGCGTGGCTGACGGCGTACCGGATGCTCTTCACGAACGCGGGCGTACGGCCCGGCGACTCGGTCCTTGTGCAGGGCGCGGGCGGCGGTGTCGCCACGGCCGCCATCGCCCTCGGCAAGGCGGCCGGGCTGCGCGTCTTCGCGACCAGCCGTGACGAGGCCAAGCGCAAGCGGGCGCTCGAACTGGGCGCGGTCGAGGCCGTGGAGTCGGGGGCGCGGCTGCCGCAGCGCGTGGACGCCGTGATCGAGACGGTGGGCGCGGCGACCTGGTCGCACTCCGTCAAGTCCCTGAAGCCGGGCGGCACGCTGGTCATCTCGGGCGCGACCAGCGGCCCCAACCCGAAGGCCGCCGAGCTGAACCGCATCTTCTTCCTGGAGCTGAAGGTCGTCGGCTCGACGATGGGGTCCAAGGACGAGCTGGAGGACCTGCTGGCCTTCTGTGCGGCGACGGGCGTGCGGCCGGTGATCGACGAGGTGCTGCCGCTCGACCGGGCGCGCGAGGGCTTCGAGAAGATGGCGGGCGGCGAGCTGTTCGGAAAGGTCGTGCTGACCGTCTGA
- a CDS encoding helix-turn-helix transcriptional regulator codes for MAPVFAHGRLRLYLLKLLDEAPRHGYEVIRLLEERFQGLYAPSAGTVYPRLAKLESEGLVTHTTEGGRKVYAITDAGRAELADRSGELADLELEIRESVAELAAEIRDDVRGAAGDLRREVRAATSQARTSGGPGAFKDAKDPKDAPDFRDSESWSAAKEELRRAKQEWKEQARRAKDESRRARDEAQRARRQAKETQDKVRAQAQEELQRMAKRVQDQVQDHFARGDWPTGVREGLSELAKEFGEFGKSFGKDTARPAPDAGPEPQYRPPSDEVPAEYVPSWAAEDSTGDPARDLDRLLDRFRDDIRDTARDHGVTADQLRSARRHLSEAAAHIGAALRVPKG; via the coding sequence ATGGCTCCCGTCTTCGCCCACGGCCGACTGCGCCTGTACCTCCTCAAGCTGCTCGACGAGGCACCGCGTCACGGGTACGAGGTGATCCGCCTGCTGGAGGAGCGGTTCCAGGGCCTGTACGCGCCCTCGGCCGGCACGGTCTACCCGCGCCTGGCCAAGCTGGAGTCCGAGGGCCTGGTCACGCACACCACCGAGGGCGGCCGGAAGGTCTACGCGATCACGGACGCGGGCCGCGCCGAACTGGCCGATCGCAGCGGCGAGTTGGCGGATCTTGAGCTGGAGATCCGCGAGTCGGTGGCCGAGCTGGCCGCCGAGATCCGGGACGACGTGCGGGGCGCGGCGGGCGATCTGCGCCGCGAGGTCCGGGCGGCCACCTCCCAGGCGCGCACCTCGGGCGGTCCCGGTGCCTTCAAGGACGCCAAGGACCCGAAGGACGCCCCGGACTTCAGGGACAGCGAATCCTGGAGCGCGGCCAAGGAGGAGCTGCGCCGCGCCAAGCAGGAGTGGAAGGAGCAGGCGCGGCGGGCCAAGGACGAGAGCCGCCGGGCGCGCGACGAGGCGCAGCGGGCACGCCGTCAGGCCAAGGAGACCCAGGACAAGGTGCGGGCGCAGGCGCAGGAGGAGCTCCAGCGGATGGCCAAGCGCGTGCAGGACCAGGTCCAGGACCACTTCGCGCGCGGCGACTGGCCGACGGGCGTCCGCGAGGGCTTGTCCGAACTGGCCAAGGAGTTCGGCGAGTTCGGCAAGTCCTTCGGCAAGGACACGGCTCGCCCGGCGCCGGACGCCGGCCCGGAGCCCCAGTACCGCCCACCGTCCGACGAGGTCCCCGCCGAGTACGTCCCGTCGTGGGCGGCGGAGGACTCCACCGGCGACCCGGCCCGCGATCTGGACCGGCTCCTGGACCGCTTCCGTGACGACATCCGCGACACGGCGCGGGACCACGGCGTGACCGCCGACCAACTCCGCTCGGCCCGCCGCCATTTGTCGGAGGCGGCGGCCCACATCGGGGCGGCGCTGCGGGTACCGAAGGGGTGA
- a CDS encoding DUF4097 family beta strand repeat-containing protein has product MPEWSVAEPQKLAFDEPVTALHVRIVNGTVNVVGTDESSARLEISDIEGPPLLVKQEPDGTLSVAYDDLPWKGFLKWLDRKGWHRSAVVSLAVPYGTRVELGVVGAGAVVSGIQGRTEVKGVTGDTTLVGVTGPVRTSTVSGSVEAQAVTGDLRFNSVSGDLTVLDGSGSFVKADTVSGSMIVDLDPAGPTDVSLASVSGEIAIRIPHPADTEVEANTASGAVSNAFEGLRVSGQWGAHKITGRLGAGSGKLKATTVSGAIALLRRPPTDDATPADAPADSPADAPADSSADKKVL; this is encoded by the coding sequence ATGCCCGAGTGGTCCGTCGCAGAGCCGCAGAAACTCGCCTTCGACGAGCCGGTGACGGCCCTGCACGTACGCATCGTGAACGGAACGGTGAACGTGGTGGGCACGGACGAGAGCTCGGCCCGCCTGGAGATCTCGGACATCGAGGGGCCACCGCTCCTGGTGAAGCAGGAGCCGGACGGCACGTTGTCCGTCGCGTACGACGACCTGCCCTGGAAGGGCTTCCTCAAGTGGCTCGACCGCAAGGGCTGGCACCGCAGCGCGGTCGTCTCCCTCGCGGTGCCGTACGGCACCCGGGTCGAACTCGGTGTGGTCGGCGCGGGCGCGGTCGTCTCCGGCATACAGGGGCGTACCGAGGTGAAGGGCGTCACCGGCGACACCACGCTGGTGGGCGTCACAGGCCCGGTGCGCACCAGCACGGTCTCCGGCAGCGTGGAGGCGCAGGCGGTCACCGGCGATCTCAGGTTCAACTCGGTGTCGGGCGATCTGACCGTGCTGGACGGCTCGGGGTCCTTCGTGAAGGCGGACACGGTCAGCGGTTCGATGATCGTGGACCTGGACCCGGCGGGGCCGACGGACGTGAGCCTGGCGAGCGTCTCCGGCGAGATCGCCATCCGCATCCCGCACCCGGCGGACACGGAGGTCGAGGCGAACACGGCGAGCGGCGCGGTGTCGAACGCCTTCGAGGGCCTTCGGGTCTCCGGCCAGTGGGGCGCGCACAAGATCACGGGCCGCCTGGGGGCGGGCTCCGGCAAGCTGAAGGCGACGACGGTGTCCGGCGCGATCGCCCTCCTGCGCAGGCCGCCGACGGACGACGCGACACCGGCCGACGCTCCTGCCGATTCCCCCGCCGACGCCCCTGCCGACTCCTCCGCCGACAAGAAGGTGCTCTGA